In Oncorhynchus mykiss isolate Arlee unplaced genomic scaffold, USDA_OmykA_1.1 un_scaffold_222, whole genome shotgun sequence, one genomic interval encodes:
- the LOC110528928 gene encoding zinc finger protein 664-like isoform X1, producing the protein MASVKLEDCSQTLELNANIKDEEEEEKIGTSVSHDSGMRSVTSTVRTIPACLSPSTLSPNRQSLGPVCDSGSQFALQDPEMASVKLEDCSQTLELNVNIKEEEEEEKIGTSVSHDYVQTYIHSLGPDCDSGAQFALQDPEMASVKLEDCSQTLELNVIIKDEEEEEEEEKIGESVNHGNDVATFSASREQQQEDHSAKRSHHCPHCEEIFPFLSKLKIHLKIHTGENLYSCTDCGKNFTTLEVLIIHQRVHERIHTGEKPVSCSDCGKSFSLLSNLKRHERIHTGEKPYVCSDCVKCFTTSTELKRHQRTHTGEKPYSCSDCGKSFSQLSNLKAHVRIHTGENPYSCSDCGKRFSLLSNLKSHERMHTGEKPYVCSDCVKCFTTSTELNRHQRTHTGEKPYSCSDCGKRFSRLSTLKRHQGQQKGPLI; encoded by the exons atggcatcagtgaagctggaagactgcagtcaaacactggagctgaatgccaacattaaagatgaagaagaggaggagaagattgggACATCTGTTTCTCATG ACTCAGGTATGAGGTcggtaacatcaacagtgaggacaatcccagcctgcctctctccttccacactgagtccAAACCGACAGTCACTGGGTCCTGTTTGTGACAGTGGATcccagtttgcactgcaggatccagagatggcatcagtgaagctggaagactgcagtcaaacactggagctgaatgtcaacattaaagaggaagaagaggaggagaagattgggACATCGGTTTCTCATG ACTATGTCCAAACCTATATTCAttcactgggtcctgattgtgacagtggagcccagtttgcactgcaggatccagagatggcatcagtgaagctggaagactgcagtcaaacactggagctgaatgtcatcattaaagatgaagaggaggaggaggaggaggagaagattgggGAATCTGTTAATCATG gaaaCGATGTTGCCACGTTCTCTGCATCCAGAGAGCAACAGCAGGAAGATCATAGCGCTAAGAGATCTCATCACTGCCCACATTGTGAGGAGATTTTCCCATTTCTATCAAAGCTGAAAATACACctaaaaatacacacaggagagaatctGTATTCCTGTACTGACTGTGGAAAGAATTTCACAACATTAGAGGTTCTGATCATTCATCAGAGAGTGCATGAAcggatacacacaggagagaagcctgtgtcctgctctgactgtggaaagagtttctctctACTGAGCAACTTAAAACGACATGAACgcatacatacaggagagaagccttacgtatgctctgactgtgtaaaatgcttcacaacatcaactgagctaaaacgtcatcagagaacacacacaggagagaagccttactcctgctctgactgtggaaagagtttctctcaacTGAGCAACTTAAAAGCACATgtacgtatacatacaggagagaatcCTTACTCCtgttctgactgtgggaagaggttcTCTCTACTGAGCAACTTAAAATCACATGAACGTAtgcatacaggagagaagccttacgtatgctctgactgtgtaaaatgcttcacaacatcaactgagctaaatcgtcatcagagaacacacacaggagagaagccttactcctgctctgactgtggaaagaggtTTTCTCGACTAAGCACCTTAAAAAGACACCAAGGTCAACAGAAAGGACCATTGATCTGA
- the LOC110528928 gene encoding zinc finger protein 664-like isoform X2 yields the protein MASVKLEDCSQTLELNANIKDEEEEEKIGTSVSHGMRSVTSTVRTIPACLSPSTLSPNRQSLGPVCDSGSQFALQDPEMASVKLEDCSQTLELNVNIKEEEEEEKIGTSVSHDYVQTYIHSLGPDCDSGAQFALQDPEMASVKLEDCSQTLELNVIIKDEEEEEEEEKIGESVNHGNDVATFSASREQQQEDHSAKRSHHCPHCEEIFPFLSKLKIHLKIHTGENLYSCTDCGKNFTTLEVLIIHQRVHERIHTGEKPVSCSDCGKSFSLLSNLKRHERIHTGEKPYVCSDCVKCFTTSTELKRHQRTHTGEKPYSCSDCGKSFSQLSNLKAHVRIHTGENPYSCSDCGKRFSLLSNLKSHERMHTGEKPYVCSDCVKCFTTSTELNRHQRTHTGEKPYSCSDCGKRFSRLSTLKRHQGQQKGPLI from the exons atggcatcagtgaagctggaagactgcagtcaaacactggagctgaatgccaacattaaagatgaagaagaggaggagaagattgggACATCTGTTTCTCATG GTATGAGGTcggtaacatcaacagtgaggacaatcccagcctgcctctctccttccacactgagtccAAACCGACAGTCACTGGGTCCTGTTTGTGACAGTGGATcccagtttgcactgcaggatccagagatggcatcagtgaagctggaagactgcagtcaaacactggagctgaatgtcaacattaaagaggaagaagaggaggagaagattgggACATCGGTTTCTCATG ACTATGTCCAAACCTATATTCAttcactgggtcctgattgtgacagtggagcccagtttgcactgcaggatccagagatggcatcagtgaagctggaagactgcagtcaaacactggagctgaatgtcatcattaaagatgaagaggaggaggaggaggaggagaagattgggGAATCTGTTAATCATG gaaaCGATGTTGCCACGTTCTCTGCATCCAGAGAGCAACAGCAGGAAGATCATAGCGCTAAGAGATCTCATCACTGCCCACATTGTGAGGAGATTTTCCCATTTCTATCAAAGCTGAAAATACACctaaaaatacacacaggagagaatctGTATTCCTGTACTGACTGTGGAAAGAATTTCACAACATTAGAGGTTCTGATCATTCATCAGAGAGTGCATGAAcggatacacacaggagagaagcctgtgtcctgctctgactgtggaaagagtttctctctACTGAGCAACTTAAAACGACATGAACgcatacatacaggagagaagccttacgtatgctctgactgtgtaaaatgcttcacaacatcaactgagctaaaacgtcatcagagaacacacacaggagagaagccttactcctgctctgactgtggaaagagtttctctcaacTGAGCAACTTAAAAGCACATgtacgtatacatacaggagagaatcCTTACTCCtgttctgactgtgggaagaggttcTCTCTACTGAGCAACTTAAAATCACATGAACGTAtgcatacaggagagaagccttacgtatgctctgactgtgtaaaatgcttcacaacatcaactgagctaaatcgtcatcagagaacacacacaggagagaagccttactcctgctctgactgtggaaagaggtTTTCTCGACTAAGCACCTTAAAAAGACACCAAGGTCAACAGAAAGGACCATTGATCTGA